A DNA window from Helianthus annuus cultivar XRQ/B chromosome 15, HanXRQr2.0-SUNRISE, whole genome shotgun sequence contains the following coding sequences:
- the LOC110930439 gene encoding uncharacterized protein LOC110930439 gives MASQEHLDKMQLRQNYRNLWHTTLMNSISADTPYCCFALFCGPCVSYLLRKRALYDDMSRYTCCAGYMPCSGRCGESKCPELCLCTEVFLCFGNSVASTRFLLQDEFNIQTTQCDNCIIGFMFCLQQLACIFSIVACIVGSEELSEASQLLNCLADMVYCTVCACMQTQHKVEMDKRDGKFGPQPMAVPPVQQMSRIDQPYPPNVGYGQQPYGYPPPQAQGYPPTGYPPQGYPPAAYPPQGYPAPGYQR, from the exons ATGGCGTCTCAAGAACATCTCGACAAGATGCAACTCCGTCAGAACTATCGGAACCTATGGCACACCACTCTCATGAACTCCATCTCCGCCGACACTCCTT ATTGCTGCTTCGCGTTATTCTG TGGACCATGTGTTTCATACTTGCTTCGTAAGCGAGCTCTCTATGATGATATGTCAAG GTATACATGCTGTGCTGGATACATGCCATGCAGTGGAAGGTGCGGAGAAAGCAAATGTCCTGAATTATGCCTTTGTACTGAG GTCTTCCTGTGCTTTGGGAACTCAGTAGCATCCACTCGGTTTCTATTGCAAGACGAgtttaacatacaaacaacacaATGCGATAACTGCATCATT GGTTTCATGTTTTGCCTCCAACAACTTGCATGCATATTCTCCATTGTTGCTTGTATTGTTGGAAGCGAAGAACTCAGTGAGGCATCTCAGTTGCTGAATTGCTTAGCCGATATGGTTTATTGCAC GGTTTGTGCTTGCATGCAGACACAACACAAGGTGGAAATGGACAAACGAGATGGGAAGTTTGGACCGCAACCGATGGCAGTACCCCCGGTGCAGCAAATGTCAAGGATTGATCAACCGTATCCTCCAAATGTCGGATATGGGCAGCAACCTTACGGTTACCCGCCACCGCAAGCTCAAGGCTACCCACCTACCGGTTATCCTCCACAAGGGTACCCACCTGCGGCTTATCCTCCACAAGGCTATCCAGCCCCGGGTTACCAGAGGTAA